In Rhodococcus pseudokoreensis, the DNA window GCCACAGGTGGGTTGCTCCCGATCGCGGACGCACTGGCCCTGGCGGAGGACGCGCATCCGGTGCTGGCACTGTTCGACCACGCAGGTCGTCCGCTTCACCTGGGTCGGCGGCGTCGTTTGGCCAGCGCCGATCAGCGACTCGCCCTGATTGCGGCGGACGGGGGCTGCACTCGGCCGGGATGTGCGGCGCCACCGAGTCTGTGCGCCGTGCACCATGTCACGGACTGGCACAAGGGTGGGCGCACAGACGTCGACGGCCTGGCCCTGGTCTGCGATGCATGCCACGCCCAGGTCAACGACAGCGCCACCGGGTGGGCGACGAGGTCCGCGCCCGCGCATTCCACACACGCGGGCCGGACCGAATGGATCCCGCCGCCGCACATCGACCGCACCCGGACACCGCGCATCAACCACCGGCACCACCCCGGTGAGTTGATCGAGCGTGCGCGGAGGAGCCGGTCAGCCCCTGTCACCCACAGTCCACCAGCAGGTGCCGCGGACCACGCAGCACCGGGTTGGGCCGGTAGGGCGGCGGGTCCTCCACGAGGCGCGGATTCGGGAGGCGGCGAATGAGTTCGGCGAGCGCCATCTGCCCTTCGAGGCGGGCGAGGGGAGCGCCGAAGCAACTGTGGATGCCGCTGCCCAGACCCACGTGCTGGTTGTCCTCGCGGTCGGGGACGAACCGGTCGGCGTCGACGAAGCGTTCGGGATCGCGATTGGCCGACGCCAACGCCAGGACGAGCGGCGACCCCTTTGGGACGGTGACGCCGTCGATCTCGATGTCGACAATCGGCGTTCGCTGGCCCAGCAGGTGCACGGGCGGTTCGAAGCGGAGCAATTCCTCCACAGCCTTCGGCACCAACTCCGGTTCCGCGCGAAGCCGTTCGAGCACGTCGGGATTGCGCAGCAGGGTCAGCATGCCGTTGGTGATGAGATTGACGGTCGTCTCGTGCCCGGCGATGAACAGCAGGATGGAGTTGGTGACCAACTCGACGGTGTTCAACTGGCCGTCGGGACCCGAATCGTTGGCCAGACCCGACAGCATGTCGTCACCGGGATTGCGGCGACGGTCCTCGATGAGACCGGCCATGAACATGGCCATTTCCATCTGGGCCTGTTGCGCCGCCTTCACCTGCTCGTTGTCGGCGCTGGTGCGCCGGGGGTCGATGGCCGCCACCAATGCGTCGGCCCAGGCGTGGAACCGGGGTTCCTCCTCGTGAGGCACGCCGAGCAGACGGCAGATGACGGAGACGGGGAAGGGGTACGCGAAATCGTCGACGATGTCGATGCGGCCCTTGCCGTCGAGTCCGTCGACGAGGTTGGTGACGAGTTCTGCGAGTTCGCCACGCATGGAGTCGATCCGGTCGGGGCTGTGCGGTGGGCCGAACTGTCGCGTCGTCAGTCGGCGCAACCGATCGTGCTCGGGCGGATCGAGTTTGAGGAAGGACTCCGGCCCGTCGCCGGCGCGATCCGCTCCGGGGAGCCCCGGCCCCCGGTTGTGCAGATCGGAGCTGATCCTCGGGTCGTGCAGAAGCGCCATCACGTCGTAGTACCGGCCGACGAGGAAGGAGCCGTTGTCCTGCGGCGCCACCCGAGTCTCACGGAGTTCCTCGTACAGCGGATACGGGTTCGGCCGGTTCGCCTGGTCGGTGATCCGCTCGAACAACTGGGCACGCGACATGGACACTCTCCCTGTTACTTCGGTAGCGAGACGAACTCGACACGACGTTCGGTGGGCAGATGACCGGTCACCGCGACGGTCGGGCCGTGGCTGAGAACGGCCGGGTCCGGCAACTCCGACGGCCGCACCTCGAACGGGTCCGCCCGGTCCATGACGTCGAAGTCCGGTGGGAACTCCGCCGCCGACTCGATCAGCCCCCGATAGAAGTCGAGCCACTTCCCCTGATTGAACGCCACCGCCGCGGTGACGCGACCACGGAAGCCGTACGCCGCCACGAAGCGCCGGTCGGCGACCGAACCCTGGGTGATCACCACCTGATCGGAATAGGTGGGGATGCCGACGGACTTGATGTTGACGCCGAACTGGCTGGACCAGAACGCCGGAATTTCCAGGTGCGGTCGCCGGCGGAGGCCGTCGTGGATCATGTTGTGCGCCGCCACCTCGGCCTGACCGATCGCGTTGCCCCAGTGTTCCAGTGCCAGCAACTGGTAGTCGTAGAGCGGATGCGGTTGCCGCGCAACGTCACCGGCGACGAACACGTTGTCCGTGACGATGCCGTTGATGTCGAACGCCCGGCAACCGGCGTCGCACGTGACCCCCCGGGGCCCGGCGGCGAGGCCGGACCCGGCCAGCCAGTCGGTGTTGCGGATGCTGCCCTGCGCGACGATCGCGACGTCGACGTCGAGTGCGGTCCCACCCGAGAGGTGCGCGCGGCACAGTCGTCCGTCGCTGTCGCCGTCGAGTCCGGTCACCGTGACCCCGGTGCGCAGGTCGACGCCGTGGTCGCGTTGCATGTCGGCGGCGACCGCCGCCACCACCCCGCCGAGCGCACCGACCAGCGGTGCCGGGCCGCGCTCGGTGACCGTCACGGACAGCCCGCGCTCCCGGCACACCGACGCGATCTCCGAACCGGTGAACCCGGCGCCGATCACCAGGACGTGGCGCGGTCCGGCAGACAGCCGCTCGTTCAGTCGGCGGGAGTCGTCGCAGGTGCGGACGGTGAAGACGCCGTCGAGTGCCGCCTCGGACGAGTTCGACCACGGCCGGGCGCGGACGCCGGTCGCGATCAGCACCTTGTCGAACTCCACGGCGTCGCCGTCGCTGAGCACCACCCGGTTGTTCTCCAGGTCGAGGGTGGTGGCCCGCACGCCGAGCAGCCACTTCGCGTCGAGGTCGGAACGGTAGGGGAGCGCCGCGTGGTCGGGCGGCATGATCCCTAGGAGCACGGCCTTCGACAGCGGCGGCCGGTCGTACGGTTCGTAGGGTTCGTCGCCGATCAGGGTCAGCGAACCGTCGAAGCCCTGCCCCCGAAGCGCCTCCGCGGCGCGCACCCCGGCGAGCGACGCGCCGACGATGACGATCCGCACGTCACTCCCCATCGTGGTGGACGGGGAGGTCCGTGGTGATGGCATGCACCGGGCAGGCCGCGGCGGCCTGCGACACGTGCTCGCGTTCGCCGTCGGCGGGGCCCGCGTCGTAGAGGAGGGCCTCTTCTCCGTGCAGAGTGAAGACGTCGGGTGCGAGGAACACGCACTGCGCGTAACCCTGGCACCGATTGAGGTCGACGACGAGTTTCACGTCAATCATCCCGATTCTGAACAGTTCTGGTCACACGGGTCCACAGGGACTGCGCGGCGCACGGCCGTCCGATCGCGTCGGGTGGAGAATTCCGCCCGGGAAACAGTATTGCGGAATGGCCGGTCTGTTCGGTTTCGATCCGCTGTTCTGGAGCCGTTCAGAAATGTGATTCCGCGCGCGACCTACTCACCGGTAGAACTTCGCGGTAGTAACGAGAGTTACAAGTACCTCGCCGGAGTTCGGATCCTCCTGTCGAGAAACAACTTTCGGACACGGTCTCGATTTCGCAACACGAACGTCCGGATCGTGATGTGATGTGGTCACACCAGACCGGCAACGCCCAGTGGCGACACCTCAGAGGCGGAATATTGACGATCGAAGCTCACCGCGACACCCGCGCGACACGGCACCTGTCCGCATTGGACGCTGCAATTCAGATCCTGACCACCGCGCGCGGCAGCTCGTACAGCGCGGACCAGGCCTTCGACGAACTCCTCGACTCCTCCATGCGGCATCAGGTCGACGTCGGCGACCTGGCCGAAGCCCTCGCCGACCTCGCCGACGGCATCCGTCCCGAGGCCGACGACCATCGCCGGGCCCGCGACGTGGCCGCGCGCGAGTGGGGAGCCTTCCTGCCCTAACCGGCGCAATCGATACACGTCTGCGCGGCGGGGAGCGCGTCGAGCCGAACCTCGGCGATCGGCCGGCCGCACCGGATGCAGACGCCGTACGTCCCGTCGTCGAGTCGCTGCTGCGCCGCCGTCAGATCCTCGACCTCGCGCCGGGCGTCGGCCAGCAGCGCCGACACCTGGGCCCGTTCGAACGCGATGGTCGAGCCCTCCGGATCGTGTTCGTCGTCGTCCGTGGTGAATTCCGATCCCTCCACGATCGCGGTGAAACGCCCGGTCAGCGACGCTATTCGACGTTCGGCGTCGGCGCGTTCCTCGGCGATTCGGACGCGATGCTCGGGGACGGTCATGTCTCGTCCAGGGATTCCCGGATGATGTCGGCGTGCCCGGCGTGCTGGGCGGTCTCACCGATGATGTGGAGCAGGACCCGGCGCGCGGACCAGCGCGAACCCGGTTCGAACCACGGCGCCTTCGGCAGCGGATGCGAGATGTCGAGGTCGGGCAGCGCGGCCACGATCTCGTCGGTCCGGTGCGCCACCTTCGCGTACCGGTCGAGGACGCCGGCCAGGGTTTCGTCGTCGCGGAGTGTGAATTCCTTCTCGCGATTGCCGGTGCCGGTGCCGTCCACGGGACCGCCGCGGACGGCGTCGGTGCCGCGCACGATGAAATCGGCCCACACCCGTTCGGTGTCCGACACGTGTTTGACGAGTCCGCCCAGGCACAGCACGCTCGCCGTCGGGCGCCGGGCCGCCTGTTCGTCGGTGAGGTCGCGGACGGTGTGGCGGAGCAGGTACCGGTGCTTGGCCAGCGACTCCAGCAAGTCGGCACGCTCGCCGGTCGTCGACGTTTTCGCGGTAGAGGTCACGGGGATCACCTGCTCCAGCCGGTCCGATGATGGCGCATTCGACC includes these proteins:
- a CDS encoding ferredoxin — translated: MIDVKLVVDLNRCQGYAQCVFLAPDVFTLHGEEALLYDAGPADGEREHVSQAAAACPVHAITTDLPVHHDGE
- a CDS encoding DinB family protein, which produces MIPVTSTAKTSTTGERADLLESLAKHRYLLRHTVRDLTDEQAARRPTASVLCLGGLVKHVSDTERVWADFIVRGTDAVRGGPVDGTGTGNREKEFTLRDDETLAGVLDRYAKVAHRTDEIVAALPDLDISHPLPKAPWFEPGSRWSARRVLLHIIGETAQHAGHADIIRESLDET
- a CDS encoding TraR/DksA family transcriptional regulator — protein: MTVPEHRVRIAEERADAERRIASLTGRFTAIVEGSEFTTDDDEHDPEGSTIAFERAQVSALLADARREVEDLTAAQQRLDDGTYGVCIRCGRPIAEVRLDALPAAQTCIDCAG
- a CDS encoding ANTAR domain-containing protein yields the protein MTIEAHRDTRATRHLSALDAAIQILTTARGSSYSADQAFDELLDSSMRHQVDVGDLAEALADLADGIRPEADDHRRARDVAAREWGAFLP
- a CDS encoding cytochrome P450, with the translated sequence MSRAQLFERITDQANRPNPYPLYEELRETRVAPQDNGSFLVGRYYDVMALLHDPRISSDLHNRGPGLPGADRAGDGPESFLKLDPPEHDRLRRLTTRQFGPPHSPDRIDSMRGELAELVTNLVDGLDGKGRIDIVDDFAYPFPVSVICRLLGVPHEEEPRFHAWADALVAAIDPRRTSADNEQVKAAQQAQMEMAMFMAGLIEDRRRNPGDDMLSGLANDSGPDGQLNTVELVTNSILLFIAGHETTVNLITNGMLTLLRNPDVLERLRAEPELVPKAVEELLRFEPPVHLLGQRTPIVDIEIDGVTVPKGSPLVLALASANRDPERFVDADRFVPDREDNQHVGLGSGIHSCFGAPLARLEGQMALAELIRRLPNPRLVEDPPPYRPNPVLRGPRHLLVDCG
- a CDS encoding NAD(P)/FAD-dependent oxidoreductase encodes the protein MGSDVRIVIVGASLAGVRAAEALRGQGFDGSLTLIGDEPYEPYDRPPLSKAVLLGIMPPDHAALPYRSDLDAKWLLGVRATTLDLENNRVVLSDGDAVEFDKVLIATGVRARPWSNSSEAALDGVFTVRTCDDSRRLNERLSAGPRHVLVIGAGFTGSEIASVCRERGLSVTVTERGPAPLVGALGGVVAAVAADMQRDHGVDLRTGVTVTGLDGDSDGRLCRAHLSGGTALDVDVAIVAQGSIRNTDWLAGSGLAAGPRGVTCDAGCRAFDINGIVTDNVFVAGDVARQPHPLYDYQLLALEHWGNAIGQAEVAAHNMIHDGLRRRPHLEIPAFWSSQFGVNIKSVGIPTYSDQVVITQGSVADRRFVAAYGFRGRVTAAVAFNQGKWLDFYRGLIESAAEFPPDFDVMDRADPFEVRPSELPDPAVLSHGPTVAVTGHLPTERRVEFVSLPK